A part of Methanobrevibacter millerae genomic DNA contains:
- a CDS encoding CPBP family intramembrane glutamic endopeptidase has translation MNEDKRFFSRIGISYLVMAILAIIFQTILAHIVSGYNPSYLKDYNVLTIISSFSNYILVLPIFVYMMGKLESDRLEKKSLGVKKYFEYVCITITLMWIGNLAGTIITTLIGFKLGNGIVNPVEQVIENSSIYINVIIISIIAPIFEEYMFRKMLIDRTIKYGAKLSILLSALLFALYHGNLSQFFYAFMLGGFFAYVYIKTGKIIYPITLHLIINLFGSVIATAFSNAMENVMAAATMANMADIAIVAAYLLVFIVAIIIGVYTLIDNYKIELNDDKQEIYLEKPFRTVILNFGMICFILFHIWKILMSFF, from the coding sequence TTGAACGAAGATAAAAGATTTTTCTCAAGGATAGGAATCAGCTACCTGGTAATGGCAATATTAGCCATAATATTTCAAACGATACTGGCTCACATTGTATCCGGCTATAATCCTAGTTATCTGAAGGACTACAATGTTTTAACCATTATATCTTCATTTTCCAATTACATACTGGTACTGCCGATTTTCGTTTATATGATGGGAAAGCTGGAATCGGACAGGCTTGAAAAGAAATCTCTTGGAGTTAAAAAGTATTTCGAATACGTGTGCATTACCATAACATTAATGTGGATTGGAAACCTTGCAGGCACCATAATAACAACATTAATCGGATTTAAGCTTGGAAACGGAATAGTGAACCCCGTAGAGCAGGTAATTGAAAATTCAAGCATCTACATTAATGTGATTATAATAAGCATAATAGCACCTATCTTTGAAGAATACATGTTTAGAAAGATGCTGATTGACCGGACAATAAAATACGGAGCAAAACTGTCAATACTTTTATCAGCATTACTGTTTGCATTATATCATGGAAATCTAAGCCAATTTTTCTATGCATTTATGCTTGGAGGATTTTTCGCATACGTTTACATTAAAACCGGAAAGATTATCTACCCTATAACACTGCACCTGATAATAAACCTCTTCGGATCAGTCATAGCCACAGCCTTTTCAAATGCGATGGAAAATGTCATGGCTGCGGCGACCATGGCCAATATGGCAGACATAGCGATTGTAGCGGCATACCTGCTTGTATTTATTGTGGCAATAATAATCGGAGTTTATACGTTAATCGACAACTATAAAATCGAACTGAATGATGACAAACAGGAAATATATCTGGAAAAGCCTTTTCGGACAGTAATCTTAAACTTCGGAATGATATGCTTCATACTCTTCCACATATGGAAAATACTGATGTCCTTTTTCTAA
- a CDS encoding carboxymuconolactone decarboxylase family protein: MKGDVYYGKGIRELKDEYPDLYELVSSINDTVWDGKVLDYKTQKLIAIGITASRADPRATKKQIRSAIEVLGITKEEIVDVLRVVLLTSGMPAFSKSLQILNSVTEAIEEEREDKA; this comes from the coding sequence ATGAAAGGAGATGTATATTACGGAAAAGGTATCAGAGAGTTAAAAGACGAATATCCTGATTTGTATGAATTGGTGTCTAGCATTAACGATACGGTATGGGACGGTAAGGTTTTGGATTATAAGACTCAAAAATTAATTGCAATCGGCATTACTGCATCCCGTGCAGACCCAAGAGCTACCAAAAAGCAAATCAGAAGTGCCATTGAAGTATTGGGCATCACTAAAGAAGAGATTGTGGATGTCTTAAGAGTCGTATTGTTGACTTCAGGAATGCCTGCGTTTTCAAAATCCCTTCAGATATTAAACAGCGTTACTGAAGCTATTGAAGAAGAAAGGGAAGATAAGGCTTAA
- a CDS encoding ABC transporter permease: MNKRKILPFILPIAIIIFWYVITNGLHLVEPYVLPGPVDVLNSAIKIIQSGKLLKNTVDTLFKVFCGLIIASVVAIPLGILFGWYQTLEDLTSFIISILRPIPPVAWIPFSILWFGIGTVPAVFIIFMGCVFPILVYTMDGVKRTDKVLIESAQTLGANDWHILRRVIWPSAIPYIVSGLKVGVGIALMCTISAEMIGSSSGLGYMILTATNLFDTGTTVVGMLVIGLIGLVLDYIFGRVQKRIFW, encoded by the coding sequence ATGAATAAGAGAAAAATATTACCGTTTATTTTACCGATTGCGATTATTATTTTTTGGTACGTCATAACTAATGGCCTTCATTTGGTAGAGCCGTACGTATTGCCAGGTCCTGTTGACGTATTAAACTCTGCAATTAAGATTATACAATCTGGAAAACTATTGAAAAATACTGTTGACACATTATTCAAGGTATTCTGTGGTTTAATCATAGCATCTGTTGTGGCGATTCCTTTAGGAATACTTTTCGGATGGTATCAGACCTTGGAAGACTTAACATCATTTATCATCAGTATTTTAAGGCCAATCCCTCCTGTCGCATGGATTCCATTTTCCATCCTGTGGTTTGGAATAGGAACCGTTCCGGCAGTATTCATTATCTTCATGGGTTGCGTATTCCCGATTTTGGTCTATACAATGGATGGTGTAAAAAGAACAGATAAAGTTTTAATAGAATCTGCTCAGACATTGGGAGCCAACGACTGGCACATTTTAAGAAGGGTAATATGGCCCTCTGCCATTCCGTATATCGTTTCAGGTCTGAAAGTCGGTGTCGGTATCGCCCTGATGTGTACGATTTCAGCAGAGATGATTGGTTCAAGCAGTGGTTTAGGATATATGATTTTAACGGCTACAAATCTATTTGATACAGGTACGACCGTTGTAGGAATGTTGGTTATTGGTTTAATCGGTTTAGTGCTTGATTACATATTTGGACGTGTACAAAAAAGGATTTTCTGGTAG
- a CDS encoding heavy metal translocating P-type ATPase — translation MKFQVMYDKGTRLRVRSGQWAFTKEEGYGLASLLLQNDFINEVYTSHRNGSILIYYDDVKNKGKIFDILTSITLDDLVEGEATQLQISKEITDDFILKLARMIGRRFLGRLFLPVRIKHILTILRASKYIWKGLDSLTDFRIDVALLDGVAVAGALYMRDFKPASSMMFLLSISDALEDYTVQKAKSTLKDSLALNIDTVWLVEGDGTERPYPALEIQKGDKIKIHMGDVIPVDGKVVDGEAMVNEASMTGEPLAVHKRPGKTVHAGTVIEEGNIIVEVYSINKETRLNKIIDLIENSEDLKADAQSRAEKLADSIVPYSFLATALTYLFTGNATKALSVLMVDFSCAIKLTTPLSVISAMREASDNRMMIKGGKFLENYAIADTIVFDKTGTLTNASPKVVHVFPMTKRYKREEILRMAACIEEHFAHSIATAIVKQAEEEGIKHEEDHSEVEYIVAHGIATEYDGKRVVIGSRHFLFDDEGIKINKTQEKKIKREVKDHSVVYMAIDGKLEGLICIDDPVREEAKYVLEELRALGIENIIMLTGDSESGAKSSAEALGITEYRSQVLPEDKSRIVEELKAEGKTVIMVGDGINDSPALAAADVSVSMKNSSDIAREVADISLLSDDLYDLVTLRKLSTGMFDKINTNYKRIVAVNGTLLVLGVLGAISPATSSMIHNLSTMIFGALSTKSVLGDDYSNEINVEAIEVADAT, via the coding sequence ATGAAATTTCAAGTAATGTATGATAAGGGAACCCGCCTAAGGGTTCGATCAGGCCAATGGGCTTTCACCAAAGAGGAAGGCTATGGTCTTGCTTCATTACTTTTACAGAATGATTTTATCAACGAAGTCTACACGTCCCATAGAAACGGCAGTATCTTGATTTACTATGATGACGTGAAAAACAAGGGAAAAATTTTCGATATCCTAACTTCAATCACTCTGGATGATTTGGTTGAAGGAGAAGCAACGCAGCTCCAGATTTCAAAGGAAATCACGGATGATTTTATTTTGAAACTGGCGAGAATGATTGGCAGAAGATTTTTAGGCAGACTCTTCCTGCCTGTAAGGATTAAACATATTCTGACAATTCTGCGAGCTTCAAAGTATATCTGGAAAGGATTGGACAGTCTGACTGATTTCCGCATCGACGTTGCCTTGCTTGACGGCGTAGCGGTTGCCGGAGCCCTTTACATGAGGGACTTCAAGCCTGCAAGCTCAATGATGTTCTTGTTGTCAATCTCCGATGCATTGGAAGACTACACCGTACAAAAAGCCAAAAGCACTTTAAAAGACAGTTTGGCTTTAAATATAGATACAGTATGGCTTGTAGAAGGAGATGGAACCGAAAGGCCTTATCCGGCCTTGGAAATCCAAAAGGGAGATAAAATCAAAATCCATATGGGAGACGTTATTCCTGTGGACGGTAAAGTAGTGGACGGAGAGGCAATGGTTAATGAAGCCTCAATGACCGGCGAGCCATTGGCTGTCCATAAAAGACCTGGAAAGACTGTCCATGCAGGTACCGTAATAGAGGAAGGAAACATTATCGTTGAAGTATATTCAATCAACAAGGAAACCCGACTGAATAAAATCATTGATTTGATTGAAAACTCAGAGGATTTAAAGGCAGACGCTCAAAGCAGAGCCGAAAAGCTTGCGGATTCAATCGTTCCATACAGTTTCCTTGCAACGGCACTGACTTATCTCTTTACGGGAAACGCCACAAAGGCATTGTCAGTACTGATGGTTGATTTCTCATGTGCAATCAAATTAACGACGCCGTTATCGGTAATATCCGCCATGCGTGAAGCCTCAGACAACAGGATGATGATCAAGGGAGGAAAATTCCTTGAAAATTACGCTATAGCGGACACGATAGTCTTTGATAAGACAGGAACGTTAACGAACGCTTCCCCTAAGGTTGTCCATGTATTCCCTATGACTAAAAGATATAAACGGGAAGAAATCTTAAGGATGGCTGCCTGCATCGAAGAGCACTTTGCGCACAGCATTGCAACAGCCATTGTAAAACAGGCCGAAGAAGAAGGAATCAAGCATGAAGAGGACCACAGTGAAGTCGAATACATCGTAGCCCATGGAATTGCAACTGAATACGACGGAAAGCGTGTTGTAATAGGCAGCAGACACTTCCTCTTTGATGATGAGGGTATTAAAATCAATAAAACCCAGGAAAAGAAAATCAAAAGGGAAGTCAAGGACCATTCCGTTGTTTACATGGCCATTGACGGCAAGCTTGAAGGTCTCATATGCATAGATGATCCTGTGCGTGAAGAGGCGAAATACGTTCTCGAGGAGCTCAGGGCATTGGGCATAGAAAACATCATAATGCTTACGGGAGACAGTGAAAGCGGAGCGAAATCTTCGGCTGAAGCCTTGGGAATCACCGAATACCGCTCACAGGTACTTCCTGAAGACAAATCAAGAATCGTTGAAGAGCTTAAGGCCGAAGGCAAAACGGTCATCATGGTCGGTGACGGAATAAACGATTCGCCTGCCCTTGCAGCAGCGGACGTGTCAGTGTCAATGAAAAACTCATCCGATATCGCACGTGAAGTGGCAGACATTTCACTTTTATCAGATGATTTGTATGACCTTGTAACATTGAGAAAATTAAGCACGGGAATGTTCGACAAAATCAACACAAATTATAAAAGGATTGTGGCTGTCAACGGCACTCTGCTTGTATTGGGCGTCTTGGGTGCGATTTCACCTGCTACATCTTCAATGATACATAACCTGTCCACGATGATATTCGGTGCATTAAGCACCAAATCAGTTCTTGGGGACGATTATTCAAACGAAATCAATGTAGAAGCTATTGAAGTTGCCGATGCGACTTAA
- a CDS encoding DUF6110 family protein yields MSKYEYLDKVLEHKHALIFAGGIATALIGKKVLQSDIVKDSCTQGMAAIMSARKDAEECFQDMRENAEDIVVDANAETKKEIYIEDDDE; encoded by the coding sequence ATGTCAAAATACGAATATCTAGATAAAGTACTCGAACATAAGCATGCACTTATTTTTGCTGGCGGAATCGCCACTGCACTCATCGGAAAAAAAGTATTGCAATCCGATATTGTTAAAGATTCATGTACCCAAGGAATGGCAGCAATAATGTCAGCCAGAAAAGACGCTGAAGAATGTTTCCAGGATATGAGGGAAAACGCAGAAGACATTGTTGTCGATGCCAACGCAGAAACCAAAAAAGAAATTTACATTGAAGACGACGACGAATAA
- a CDS encoding non-ribosomal peptide synthetase, which yields GPSENLAISTSIFANKRMHHSSIGRFISNVKGYVLDKELRRVPLGAVGELYLAGSQLTPGYLNRAKENDNAFFDNPFDDKKGYERIYKTGDMVRFLPDGTLGIVGRRDGQVKVRGNRVELTEVESSIRSMENVEDVTVQTTINNGNNELVAYVVINNDLDGDELKDSICDYVNAHKPEYMVPSYVVKLDAIPLNVNGKVDKRALPEIDKTSLQVEYVAPRNENEKEIVEAFKKALNLKKVGIYDDFIRLGGDSLTAIRLLSYIESNDITMADIFTFRTPEAIAKNMTDFSFDLDIYSLESGCPLNAAQLNVFGDVILYNKKDAYHIPGYIAISKKYCLEDILNALNELLNAHPILSMHLSDIYEVNDADDTGNLDAIIDLIKIAKKLGIKKIMNLINKYGLKDVSGIYNMIKTVIRLLKGEYPYLVKGDKPPISVKSKDDNDTIIEFLAESMDIFNNLSKFMIVETEESYYLFYLIHHIIFDATSAGVFKHDFEILLDGGSVDFDDAFLKSSAYTHQIKSTEKFDEASEYYYPILTSLDDVGTLLEDDSSEGYSTSTWDLKFDKMVFKSFLNNAGISENVLFTSVFAYALAQFVDGDKVLFTMIENGRDRFNENFIGMTSNVMPLVADCKDRSINSFMKDMADAVYGISRHSYYPIVLLYQKYDFEVNILFQFVPNWIADDFNNVEGIDDIGSEEIMNHILNSHGDQITEFFVQIYQNGENYRLIITNSNKYSNNLIEDFKETYTSILSNIINANLHSNLNTTLK from the coding sequence TGGTCCTTCAGAAAACCTGGCAATATCAACAAGCATATTCGCAAACAAACGTATGCATCACTCAAGCATAGGCAGATTCATCAGCAATGTAAAAGGATATGTGCTGGATAAGGAGCTTCGCCGTGTACCTTTAGGTGCAGTAGGGGAATTATATCTAGCAGGCAGTCAATTAACTCCGGGCTATTTAAATCGTGCCAAAGAAAATGATAATGCATTCTTTGACAATCCATTTGATGATAAGAAAGGCTATGAGCGCATTTATAAAACTGGAGATATGGTAAGATTCTTGCCGGATGGCACTTTGGGAATTGTTGGCCGTCGTGACGGCCAAGTTAAAGTAAGAGGAAACCGTGTGGAACTCACAGAAGTTGAATCATCAATAAGAAGCATGGAAAATGTTGAAGATGTCACAGTACAAACAACTATAAATAACGGAAATAATGAATTAGTTGCCTATGTTGTAATAAACAATGATTTGGATGGGGATGAATTGAAGGATTCCATTTGCGATTATGTCAATGCACATAAACCTGAATATATGGTTCCATCATACGTCGTTAAATTAGATGCAATTCCATTAAATGTTAATGGAAAAGTAGATAAACGCGCTTTACCTGAAATTGACAAAACAAGCCTGCAGGTAGAATATGTTGCCCCAAGAAACGAAAATGAAAAAGAGATTGTCGAAGCCTTCAAAAAGGCATTGAATTTGAAAAAAGTCGGAATATATGACGATTTCATTCGTTTGGGTGGAGATTCATTGACTGCAATTAGGCTGCTGTCATATATTGAATCCAATGATATTACCATGGCAGATATCTTCACTTTCCGCACTCCGGAGGCAATTGCAAAAAACATGACTGATTTCTCATTTGATTTAGATATTTATAGTTTGGAAAGTGGTTGTCCATTGAATGCAGCTCAGCTTAATGTATTTGGCGATGTAATCCTTTATAATAAAAAGGATGCTTATCATATACCTGGATATATTGCCATTTCTAAAAAATATTGCCTTGAAGACATACTTAATGCTTTAAATGAACTGTTAAACGCTCATCCTATTTTGAGCATGCACCTAAGCGACATATACGAAGTAAACGATGCAGACGATACTGGCAATTTGGATGCGATTATTGATTTAATAAAGATAGCTAAAAAACTTGGAATCAAAAAAATCATGAATTTGATTAATAAATACGGATTAAAAGACGTGAGCGGCATTTATAATATGATTAAAACTGTCATACGATTGCTTAAAGGAGAATACCCATATCTGGTAAAAGGAGACAAGCCTCCGATTTCAGTAAAATCCAAAGATGATAATGACACTATCATAGAGTTCCTTGCTGAAAGTATGGATATATTTAATAATCTCTCCAAGTTCATGATCGTTGAAACTGAAGAATCATATTACCTGTTTTATCTAATTCACCACATCATTTTTGATGCAACTTCTGCAGGAGTATTCAAACATGATTTCGAAATTCTTCTTGACGGAGGTAGTGTTGATTTCGATGATGCCTTCTTAAAATCATCAGCTTATACACATCAGATAAAAAGTACTGAAAAATTCGATGAGGCAAGTGAATATTATTATCCAATATTAACATCCCTTGATGATGTGGGCACATTATTGGAAGATGATTCATCTGAAGGATATAGCACGTCAACCTGGGATTTAAAATTCGATAAAATGGTATTCAAATCATTTTTAAATAATGCTGGAATTAGTGAAAATGTATTGTTCACAAGTGTATTTGCATATGCCCTCGCTCAATTTGTAGATGGGGATAAAGTATTATTCACAATGATTGAAAATGGACGTGACAGATTCAACGAAAATTTCATAGGCATGACATCCAATGTAATGCCGTTAGTTGCAGACTGTAAAGACAGAAGCATAAATTCGTTTATGAAAGATATGGCCGATGCAGTCTATGGAATTTCAAGGCACAGTTATTATCCAATTGTGTTACTCTATCAAAAATATGATTTTGAGGTTAACATCCTATTCCAATTTGTACCAAATTGGATAGCAGATGACTTTAATAATGTGGAGGGCATTGATGATATTGGCTCTGAAGAAATCATGAATCATATCCTAAATTCCCATGGTGATCAGATAACGGAATTCTTTGTTCAAATTTACCAAAACGGCGAAAATTACAGGTTAATAATCACAAATTCAAATAAATATTCCAATAATCTGATTGAAGATTTCAAAGAAACTTATACATCAATATTATCAAATATTATTAACGCAAACTTACATTCCAATTTAAATACTACTTTAAAATAG